Below is a window of Dehalococcoidales bacterium DNA.
ACCGTTGCCGCCAGCTTTGGCCGGCTGGACATATTCGTCAGCAATGCTGCCTCCGGTCTGCCCCGTTCTGCCCTTGACCTGGATGCTAAGGTCTGGGGCTGGACGATGGATATCAATGCTAGGGCGTTTCTGCTCGGTGCGCAGCGGGCGGTCGGGCTGATGGAGGGGAGGGGTGGTAAGATAGTAGCCATCACCAGTCTGGGCTCGAAGCTGGTCTGGCCCGGCTACGCCGCCATAGGGGTATCCAAGGCGACTCTTGAGGCCCTGGTGCGCTATCTGGCGGTGGAACTGGCTCCGAAAGATATCTGTGTTAATGCGGTAGGAGCTTCGCTTATCGAGACCGGGGCCGGTCTGCTCTATCTAAAAGCGGCGCTGGCGGGGAACGACTCTGCCTTGCCGACAACCCCGGCGGGCAGACTGGTCAGTCCTGAAGATGTTGCCGATGTGGTAGCTTTCCTCTGTGGTAGCGAGTCTTTCATGATCAGGGGTCAGACGATCATCGTCGACGGAGGTATGTCGCTGGCTCCGGTAAGCTATGTTGAGAAACGAGGCGGCGGGTAGACCCGAGGCCGGCGTGAGCAGATTTTCGTTATCCTGTTTTCATGCGCCGCAACTTTTCATTGCCAGTTTGCCTTGGCCTCAATTAATATCCTGTGTTCCGCTCCTGACATCCGCTCTATCAGTATAACCCGGTGTTGCCTTCTCTCCGCGTTGCGGGGGACACGCTCTACCGACAGCGGGTAATCGAGCAAGACTTCTAGAATCTGCCCTTGCCCCATCCTCTCCAGCGCCGCCCTGACCTTTATGTCCGGATTGGGGCAAATCTCACCCCTGACGTCAAGAGTCTTATCAATTATGGGCTTATCCGCCATTTCCCTTATCCGTACTCTTCCATTTCCCGTTGTTCCAGGTGCCTATCAATAGTCTATAATACCGGCGAACGGGATACAACTCATCGATATCTGCACTTAGCAGGCATAAGCATACCCCGGAGTCCTTCTTTTGCACACTTCACCCTTTATTGCTAAAATAAAACAGTTCCGCTCTTTGCCGGCGGCACCCTTTAGCGGCGGGCCTGGGTTCAGATAGGAGAATGGATTGGTTGATACCTATAATCCCCCTGAGATAGAAAAGAAGTGGCGGCAGAAATGGGCCGAGGACAGGCTCTATCAGGTTAGCGAAGACAGCGCCAGGCCTAAGTGGTATGCGCTGACGATGTTCCCCTACACCTCCGGAGACCTCCATATCGGGCACTGGTATGCAATGGCTCCCTCTGATGTTCACGCCCGCTTTCAACGAATGCGGGGCTATAATGTGCTCCATCCGGTTGGTTTTGACGCCTTCGGACTGCCTGCGGAGAACGCGGCTATCAGCCGTGGCATCCATCCCTTCACCTGGACAATGCGCAATGTGGATAATATGCGCCGCCAGCTGGAAAGCATCGGCGCCATCTATGACTGGAGCCGGGAAATTGTTACCTGCCTGCCGGAGTACTACCGGTGGACGCAGTGGTTCTTCCTGAAGCTCTACCAAGCCGGTCTGGCCTATCGAGGCAGGGCGCCGGTCAACTGGTGTCCGCGCTGTCAAACGGTACTGGCTAATGAGCAGGTAGTAGGCGGTTTCTGCGAGCGTTGTGAGACGGTTGTCGTCCGGCGCGACCTGGAGCAGTGGTTCTTCCGCATTACCAAATACGCCGACGAACTGATGCTCTATGAAGGTATTGATTGGCCGGAGCGGATAAAGATAATGCAGCGGAACTGGGTGGGTAAAAGCACCGGTGCCGAGATTTCCTTTGCCCTCGACTACCCCGGCGTGGAAGAGAAAGAGATTCGGGTGTTTACCACCCGTCCCGATACCGCCTTCGGGGTTACCTTTATGGTGCTGGCTCCCGAGCATCCCCTGGTGGCTCGACTGACCTCGGCGGAGAAGAAGGCCGAGGTTGAAGCATATATCGACCGCTCGCGGCGCGCGAGTGAGATAGAGCGGCTGTCCACGGAAAAAGAGAAGGAAGGGGTCTTTATCGGGGCTTATGCCGTAAACAGGCTTAACGGTGAAAGGGTACCTATCTGGATTGCCGACTACGTCCTGATGAGCTATGGCACCGGCGCCGTAATGGGAGTCCCGGCCCATGACGAGCGTGATTTTGCCTTTGCCAGGAAATATCACCTGCCGGTAAAGGTGGTCATCGCTTCTGCCGACTGGCGGGGTGGAGAGCCGGTTGCAGCCTACACCGAGCCGGGTGCTATGGTCAATTCGGGGCGGTTCGATGGCCTCTATGGTGACCAGGGTAAACAGGCCGTCTCTGATTTTCTGGAGGAAAAGGGATGGGGAAAGAGGGCGATAACCTACCGGCTGCGCGACTGGCTTATTTCACGGCAGCGCTACTGGGGGGCTCCTATTCCCATTATCTACTGTGAGCGATGTGGTATTGTGCCTGTCCCGGAGAAAGACCTGCCCGTCCTGTTGCCGGAGAACGCCGAGTTCAAGCCTACCGGTGAATCACCGTTAAAGTATTGCGAGGAATTTATTCATACCACCTGCCCCCGCTGCTCATCTCCGGCCCGGCGGGAGACCGATACCATGGACACCTTTATGTGCTCCTCGTGGTACTTTCTGCGCTATGCCAGTCCCCATGACGACACAGCTCCATTTGCCAGCGATAAGGTCGGCTACTGGCTGCCGGTCGATTTATATACCGGTGGCGCCGAGCATGCCGTTATGCATCTTTTCTATGCCCGCTTCTTTATCAAGGCGCTTCGAGATATGGGACTGGTTGATTTCTCCGAGCCGTTCAAGCGCCTCTTTAACCAGGGCATTATTATCTCCGGGCACCATAAGATGAGCAAATCACGGGGCAATGTGGTTAACCCTGATGATTACGTCTCCCGACTGGGGGCTGACGCCGTCCGCGCTTATCTGATGTTCCTCGCTCCCTGGGAGCAGGGCGGCGATTGGGATGACAGCGGCATCAGCGGAGTTAGCCGCTGGCTTAACCGGCTGTGGAGTCTGGTGCTTAAGGAATACCGCTGCTTTAACAGGGCCGGTGCTGATAAGGAGAATGCGGAGGAGGAACTCGCCCGCATCACCCACCAGACTATCAGGAAGGTAACCGGCGACCTGGAGCGGATTCACCTGAACACCATGATATCCTCCTTGATGGAGTTTACCAACCACCTGAGCCGGATAATGGAAGTT
It encodes the following:
- a CDS encoding SDR family oxidoreductase; the protein is MLKGKVALVTGSSRGIGRAIALRLAREGADVIVNYFRRREAAEQTARDIEELGVKASVVRANVGEPEKLDEMFDTVAASFGRLDIFVSNAASGLPRSALDLDAKVWGWTMDINARAFLLGAQRAVGLMEGRGGKIVAITSLGSKLVWPGYAAIGVSKATLEALVRYLAVELAPKDICVNAVGASLIETGAGLLYLKAALAGNDSALPTTPAGRLVSPEDVADVVAFLCGSESFMIRGQTIIVDGGMSLAPVSYVEKRGGG
- a CDS encoding sulfurtransferase TusA family protein, with translation MADKPIIDKTLDVRGEICPNPDIKVRAALERMGQGQILEVLLDYPLSVERVPRNAERRQHRVILIERMSGAEHRILIEAKANWQ
- the leuS gene encoding leucine--tRNA ligase, producing MVDTYNPPEIEKKWRQKWAEDRLYQVSEDSARPKWYALTMFPYTSGDLHIGHWYAMAPSDVHARFQRMRGYNVLHPVGFDAFGLPAENAAISRGIHPFTWTMRNVDNMRRQLESIGAIYDWSREIVTCLPEYYRWTQWFFLKLYQAGLAYRGRAPVNWCPRCQTVLANEQVVGGFCERCETVVVRRDLEQWFFRITKYADELMLYEGIDWPERIKIMQRNWVGKSTGAEISFALDYPGVEEKEIRVFTTRPDTAFGVTFMVLAPEHPLVARLTSAEKKAEVEAYIDRSRRASEIERLSTEKEKEGVFIGAYAVNRLNGERVPIWIADYVLMSYGTGAVMGVPAHDERDFAFARKYHLPVKVVIASADWRGGEPVAAYTEPGAMVNSGRFDGLYGDQGKQAVSDFLEEKGWGKRAITYRLRDWLISRQRYWGAPIPIIYCERCGIVPVPEKDLPVLLPENAEFKPTGESPLKYCEEFIHTTCPRCSSPARRETDTMDTFMCSSWYFLRYASPHDDTAPFASDKVGYWLPVDLYTGGAEHAVMHLFYARFFIKALRDMGLVDFSEPFKRLFNQGIIISGHHKMSKSRGNVVNPDDYVSRLGADAVRAYLMFLAPWEQGGDWDDSGISGVSRWLNRLWSLVLKEYRCFNRAGADKENAEEELARITHQTIRKVTGDLERIHLNTMISSLMEFTNHLSRIMEVGAVAPSAWAEAVRILLMLLAPTAPHLTEELWQRLGYPYSIHNQPWPQWNEELARDEEATLVVQVNGKLRDRITVPVSVTEAEAKSLAMASQRVKEYLEGRELLKTIYVPGRLVNLVMR